In Primulina huaijiensis isolate GDHJ02 chromosome 4, ASM1229523v2, whole genome shotgun sequence, a genomic segment contains:
- the LOC140975898 gene encoding protein SMALL AUXIN UP-REGULATED RNA 51-like, with translation MAIKKSNKMSQKAVIKKILSRCSSLGKRSQGFDDEEEGLPLDVPKGHFVVYVGENRSRYIVPISFLNRPEFQSLLQRAEEEFGFDHENGLTIPCHREVFEALTSTLR, from the coding sequence ATGGCCATCAAGAAATCCAACAAAATGTCACAGAAAGCGGTGATCAAGAAAATATTGAGTCGTTGCTCGAGCCTAGGGAAGAGGTCGCAAGGCTTCGACGACGAAGAAGAAGGGCTGCCACTGGATGTGCCCAAGGGACACTTCGTGGTGTACGTGGGAGAGAACAGGAGTAGATACATTGTCCCGATTTCGTTCCTGAATCGGCCTGAGTTTCAGAGCCTCTTGCAACGTGCGGAAGAAGAGTTCGGGTTCGATCACGAAAACGGGCTCACTATCCCTTGTCATCGAGAGGTTTTCGAGGCTCTAACATCCACGCTTAGGTAG